Proteins encoded by one window of Planktothrix tepida PCC 9214:
- the galE gene encoding UDP-glucose 4-epimerase GalE, whose translation MAEERTTILVTGGAGYIGSHAVLALQRSGYDVIILDNLVYGHQDLVETVLKTELIIGDTNDRPLLDDLFSSRKIDAVMHFSAYAYVGESVTHPDKYYRNNVIGTLTLLEAMKEAGINKFVFSSTCATYGVPDVVPIPEDHPQNPINPYGATKLMVERILADFDVAYDFKSVRFRYFNAAGADPDGLLGEDHNPETHLIPLTLLVALGKRDSISIFGTDYPTPDGTCIRDYIHVSDLATAHILGLEYLLEGGKTNVFNLGNGNGFSVKEVIETARKVTGKEIKAVECDRRPGDPPSLVGSGEKARKILGWNPQYPDLENMISHAWNWHQKRHS comes from the coding sequence ATGGCTGAAGAGAGAACCACTATTTTAGTCACCGGAGGAGCGGGTTATATTGGTTCCCATGCTGTTCTAGCGCTGCAACGTTCGGGTTATGATGTCATTATTCTCGATAATTTAGTTTATGGGCATCAAGATTTAGTAGAAACGGTCTTAAAAACTGAATTAATTATTGGGGATACTAATGATCGTCCGTTGCTGGATGACTTATTTTCCAGCCGAAAAATTGATGCGGTTATGCACTTTTCGGCTTATGCTTATGTCGGGGAATCAGTCACCCACCCAGATAAATATTATCGCAATAATGTGATTGGAACGTTAACGCTATTAGAAGCGATGAAAGAGGCTGGAATTAATAAATTTGTGTTTTCTTCCACCTGCGCCACCTATGGGGTTCCTGATGTTGTTCCAATTCCTGAAGACCATCCCCAAAATCCGATTAATCCCTATGGAGCGACTAAATTAATGGTAGAACGGATTTTAGCAGATTTTGATGTCGCTTATGATTTCAAATCTGTGCGATTCCGTTATTTTAATGCGGCTGGAGCAGATCCAGACGGATTATTAGGAGAAGATCATAATCCTGAAACCCATTTAATTCCTTTAACGTTATTAGTGGCATTAGGAAAACGAGATTCTATTTCTATTTTTGGAACAGATTATCCCACACCGGATGGAACTTGTATTCGGGATTATATTCATGTCTCTGATTTAGCAACCGCCCATATTTTAGGGTTAGAATATTTATTAGAAGGGGGAAAAACAAATGTGTTTAATTTAGGGAATGGAAATGGATTTTCTGTTAAAGAGGTGATTGAAACTGCGAGAAAAGTTACTGGAAAAGAAATTAAAGCGGTTGAATGCGATCGCCGTCCTGGAGATCCACCCAGTTTAGTTGGAAGTGGAGAAAAAGCTCGCAAAATATTAGGGTGGAATCCTCAATATCCTGATCTTGAAAATATGATAAGCCACGCTTGGAATTGGCATCAAAAACGACACAGTTAA
- a CDS encoding glycosyltransferase, protein MLLQKHPKLGQTHSRLTWCFLAVFSCEGGIQSYVKDILTAYQDFYQLYEPSKQPINPESYVLILRDSPESFNPLETPSSLFKFQYFKSQFPTWGRLQLAKALLLDLLQERPERVLCGHINLSHLVQTICQPLGIPYTVLTYGKEVWEPLPQKYQNALQNADQIWTISHYSRDQACLANHLNPKQFEMLPCMVNGEHFTPGPKPQHLIERYGLQDARVLMTVARLWKGDPYKGVDVTIRALSQIAQVFPDVKYLVIGRGDDQPRLQQLAQDLGVSDRVVFAGFVPTEELVDHYRVCDGYVMPSQEGFGIVYLEAMACEKPVIAGDSDGSADPLQDGKLGWQVPHRDVDAVAQACIELLKGEDQRCNGPWLRQQSLASFGKPAFQNRVQQLLQQKVVLL, encoded by the coding sequence ATGCTATTACAGAAACACCCCAAACTAGGACAAACTCATTCTCGTTTAACTTGGTGCTTTTTAGCCGTTTTTTCTTGTGAAGGTGGAATTCAATCCTATGTTAAAGATATCTTAACGGCTTATCAAGATTTTTATCAACTTTATGAACCTTCAAAACAGCCTATTAATCCAGAGAGTTATGTTTTAATTTTACGCGATTCTCCTGAATCTTTTAACCCTTTAGAAACCCCATCAAGTTTGTTTAAATTTCAATATTTTAAATCCCAATTTCCCACCTGGGGACGCTTGCAATTAGCAAAAGCTTTACTCCTAGATTTACTCCAAGAACGGCCTGAGCGCGTGTTATGTGGCCATATTAATTTATCCCACTTGGTACAAACCATCTGCCAACCGTTAGGAATTCCCTACACCGTCTTAACCTATGGCAAAGAAGTGTGGGAACCTTTACCGCAGAAGTATCAAAACGCACTCCAAAACGCTGATCAAATTTGGACAATTAGCCACTATAGTCGAGATCAAGCGTGTCTTGCCAATCACCTCAATCCTAAGCAGTTTGAAATGTTACCTTGTATGGTCAATGGGGAACACTTTACTCCCGGCCCCAAACCGCAGCACTTGATTGAACGGTATGGGTTACAAGATGCACGGGTGTTAATGACCGTTGCCCGACTGTGGAAAGGTGATCCCTATAAAGGAGTCGATGTCACTATTCGCGCCTTATCCCAAATTGCTCAAGTGTTTCCCGATGTTAAATATTTAGTCATTGGTCGAGGGGATGACCAACCCAGACTCCAACAGTTAGCTCAAGATTTAGGGGTTAGCGATCGCGTTGTATTTGCGGGGTTTGTTCCCACGGAAGAATTAGTCGATCATTATCGGGTCTGTGATGGTTATGTGATGCCGTCTCAAGAAGGGTTTGGAATTGTTTATTTAGAGGCTATGGCTTGTGAAAAACCCGTTATTGCTGGGGATAGCGATGGTTCGGCTGATCCGTTACAGGACGGTAAATTAGGCTGGCAAGTGCCTCATCGGGATGTAGATGCCGTTGCTCAAGCTTGCATTGAACTGCTCAAGGGTGAAGATCAACGCTGCAATGGGCCTTGGTTACGTCAGCAAAGTTTAGCTAGTTTTGGCAAACCCGCGTTTCAAAACCGAGTCCAACAGTTGCTCCAACAAAAAGTAGTATTATTATAG
- the petD gene encoding cytochrome b6-f complex subunit IV, translated as MSILKKPDLSDPVLRAKLAKGMGHNYYGEPAWPNDLLYTFPVVILGSFGLIVALSVLDPAMVGEPSNPFATPLEILPEWYLWPTFQILRVVPNKLLGIMLMSSIPVGLIAVPFIESVNKFQNPFRRPVASAVFLFGTLVTLWLGIGAALPIDKSLTLGF; from the coding sequence ATGTCCATCTTAAAAAAGCCGGATCTTAGTGATCCTGTTCTTCGTGCTAAATTGGCTAAAGGCATGGGTCACAACTACTATGGTGAACCTGCTTGGCCCAATGACTTGTTATATACGTTCCCGGTGGTGATTCTGGGGTCTTTCGGTTTAATCGTTGCCCTGTCTGTTCTTGACCCGGCAATGGTGGGAGAACCCTCTAATCCCTTCGCTACGCCGTTAGAAATTCTGCCGGAATGGTATCTCTGGCCGACTTTCCAAATTTTACGGGTGGTTCCCAATAAACTCTTAGGAATCATGTTAATGTCTTCGATTCCTGTGGGCTTAATTGCTGTTCCTTTCATTGAAAGTGTTAACAAATTCCAAAACCCCTTCCGTCGTCCTGTCGCAAGTGCGGTTTTCTTATTTGGAACGTTAGTAACGCTGTGGTTAGGAATTGGCGCCGCCCTTCCCATCGACAAGTCTTTAACGTTAGGTTTCTAA
- the petB gene encoding cytochrome b6, which produces MFSKGIKDSQTFKWFDERLEIQALEDDITSKYVPPHVNIFYCLGGITLVCFLIQFATGFAMTFYYKPTVTEAFNSVQYIMTDVSFGWLIRSIHRWSASMMVLMMILHVFRVYLTGGFKKPRELTWITGVVLAVITVSFGVTGYSLPWDQVGYWAVKIVSGVPEAIPVVGSTIVELMRGGTAVGQSTLSRFYSLHTFVLPWLIAVFMLAHFLMIRKQGISGPL; this is translated from the coding sequence ATGTTTTCTAAGGGAATAAAAGACTCTCAGACCTTTAAGTGGTTTGATGAACGGCTGGAAATCCAAGCCCTTGAGGATGACATTACAAGTAAGTATGTCCCCCCTCATGTCAACATCTTCTATTGCTTGGGTGGAATTACTTTAGTTTGCTTTTTAATCCAGTTTGCCACTGGATTCGCGATGACGTTCTATTACAAACCGACCGTCACCGAAGCTTTCAACTCCGTTCAGTACATTATGACGGATGTAAGCTTTGGTTGGTTAATTCGGTCTATCCATCGCTGGTCTGCCAGCATGATGGTGTTAATGATGATCCTGCACGTTTTCCGCGTGTATCTGACCGGGGGTTTCAAAAAGCCCCGTGAATTAACTTGGATCACGGGTGTGGTTTTAGCCGTGATCACCGTTTCCTTTGGGGTAACGGGTTATTCTCTGCCTTGGGATCAAGTGGGTTATTGGGCTGTGAAAATTGTATCTGGGGTTCCTGAAGCCATTCCCGTTGTCGGTTCTACCATTGTGGAACTGATGCGCGGCGGTACTGCCGTAGGTCAAAGCACCCTCAGCCGTTTCTACAGCTTACATACCTTTGTGCTGCCTTGGCTGATTGCCGTTTTTATGTTAGCCCACTTCCTGATGATTCGGAAGCAAGGCATTTCTGGCCCCCTGTAA
- the ctpA gene encoding carboxyl-terminal processing protease CtpA: MYKRVFQIASLIILPITLVWITWVTPVSALTEDQKIFSESWRIINRAYIDESFNHQNWWSIREKWMRQPFKNREETYQAIEKMLATLDDPFTRLLRPDQYRSLQVNTSGELMGVGLQIALDSETGGLTVIAPLEGSPAEQAGIQPRDRILKIDGLPTANLTLDESAARMRGPIGSRVTLTVLRDGNTVAEDLVLIRDRIALNPVTAELRSDLGETPLGYIRLSQFSANATEEVAHAIQALEKKGAKAYILDLRNNPGGLLQSGIEIARLWLDEGTIVYTVNRQGVLGSFEAVGSALTHAPLVVLVNPGTASASEILAGALHDNHRAVLVGEKTFGKGLIQSLFDLSDGSGLAVTVAKYETPNHTDINKLGIMPDRVIPAESLLLRSQVATASDQQYQAALELLSSQFMIAKN, encoded by the coding sequence ATGTACAAGCGAGTTTTTCAGATAGCCTCTCTCATTATTCTGCCAATTACCTTAGTCTGGATCACTTGGGTCACTCCGGTTTCGGCGTTGACTGAAGACCAAAAGATTTTTAGCGAAAGTTGGCGAATTATTAATCGCGCTTATATTGATGAGAGCTTCAACCATCAAAATTGGTGGTCTATCCGCGAGAAATGGATGCGACAACCCTTCAAAAACCGGGAGGAGACCTATCAAGCCATTGAGAAAATGTTAGCTACCCTGGATGACCCCTTTACTCGTCTGTTACGACCGGATCAATATCGCAGTCTACAAGTTAATACCTCTGGGGAACTCATGGGAGTGGGGCTACAAATTGCCTTAGATTCAGAAACAGGGGGTTTAACAGTAATTGCTCCGTTAGAAGGTTCTCCGGCTGAACAAGCAGGAATTCAACCCCGTGATCGCATTTTGAAAATTGATGGGTTGCCCACTGCTAATTTAACCTTAGATGAATCTGCGGCTCGGATGCGAGGGCCAATCGGTAGCCGGGTGACATTAACGGTATTGCGGGATGGTAACACCGTTGCAGAAGATTTGGTTTTAATTCGCGATCGCATTGCTCTTAACCCCGTCACCGCAGAATTACGGTCAGATTTGGGAGAAACGCCTCTAGGTTATATTCGTTTAAGTCAATTTAGTGCTAATGCAACGGAAGAAGTCGCCCATGCCATTCAAGCTTTAGAAAAAAAAGGAGCAAAAGCTTATATTTTAGACTTAAGAAATAATCCAGGGGGATTATTACAATCGGGGATAGAAATTGCTCGTCTTTGGTTAGATGAAGGCACGATTGTTTATACCGTAAATCGTCAGGGGGTTCTAGGGAGTTTTGAAGCGGTAGGTTCAGCCTTAACCCACGCTCCTTTAGTGGTTTTAGTCAACCCAGGAACGGCGAGTGCCAGTGAAATTTTAGCCGGAGCTTTACACGATAATCATCGGGCTGTTTTAGTAGGAGAAAAAACCTTTGGAAAAGGGTTAATTCAATCTCTATTTGATTTATCCGATGGGTCAGGATTAGCGGTTACGGTTGCCAAGTATGAAACACCCAATCATACAGATATTAATAAGTTGGGGATTATGCCGGATCGGGTTATTCCAGCAGAATCTTTACTGCTTCGCAGTCAAGTCGCAACTGCATCAGATCAACAATATCAAGCGGCTTTGGAATTATTGTCCTCTCAATTTATGATTGCCAAAAACTGA
- a CDS encoding dihydrolipoyl dehydrogenase family protein — translation MLDYDLVILGGSLTGRYAALLASQMQARVALVEPKELTLTPEYQGLFPIAASIQSQHQVFLSKKADSEINFKGKTIKRWLDLVRANQTEIYSPQRLATGGIDVIVGEGEFIESPRLRFSVNNRVLRSRNYLLALAPQPKIPAIEGLLSTGFITPNTLDLFLQKQPNLSETVAQRLAIIGGDPAGVELAQVFTRLGVEVILVVEGTQILAQEEPEAVQLIQGKLEAEGVKILTQTPVIQVKKIEDKKWIQAGNTALEVDEILLACGSKIDLEPWNFSLINVKFKNNYLWVNEKLQTTNPRIYGCGEILGGYSFEHIAQYEAQIALKNALYWPRFTVNYQSIPWAIFSHPQFARVGFTETQAKNRYGTQVIVEQQSLKQITQAQIWGETTGFCKLVGLSNGKLLGATVVGSQASELIHTLALAIRQGVNLKTLAECPAILPTFSEVYHQSAIAWINQRRRQNTVLFDWIENLFHWRRYWGN, via the coding sequence ATGTTAGATTATGATTTGGTGATTTTAGGAGGAAGTTTAACGGGACGCTATGCTGCTTTATTAGCGTCTCAAATGCAGGCGCGGGTCGCTTTAGTTGAGCCGAAAGAACTCACTTTAACACCAGAATATCAAGGGTTATTTCCGATTGCAGCTTCTATCCAAAGTCAACATCAAGTTTTCCTCAGCAAGAAAGCGGATTCTGAGATTAATTTTAAGGGCAAAACAATAAAACGGTGGTTAGATTTAGTCAGAGCTAACCAGACAGAAATTTATTCCCCACAACGGTTAGCCACTGGGGGAATTGATGTGATTGTGGGTGAAGGAGAATTTATTGAGTCTCCGCGTTTGAGATTTAGCGTTAATAACCGAGTTTTGCGATCGCGAAATTATTTATTAGCCTTAGCACCCCAACCGAAAATCCCTGCTATTGAAGGGTTATTATCCACAGGATTTATAACCCCCAATACCCTCGATTTGTTTTTACAAAAACAGCCGAATTTGTCGGAAACGGTTGCCCAACGATTAGCAATTATTGGTGGCGATCCCGCAGGGGTTGAGTTGGCTCAGGTGTTCACTCGTTTAGGAGTGGAGGTAATTCTAGTAGTGGAAGGAACGCAAATTTTAGCTCAAGAAGAGCCAGAAGCGGTACAGTTAATTCAAGGAAAATTAGAAGCGGAAGGGGTAAAAATTTTAACTCAAACTCCAGTCATTCAAGTTAAAAAAATTGAGGATAAAAAATGGATTCAAGCGGGAAATACCGCCCTAGAAGTTGATGAAATTCTCCTAGCTTGTGGGTCTAAAATAGATTTAGAACCCTGGAATTTTAGCTTGATTAACGTTAAATTTAAAAACAATTATTTATGGGTTAATGAAAAATTACAAACCACAAATCCTAGAATTTATGGTTGTGGAGAGATTTTAGGAGGGTATTCCTTTGAACATATCGCCCAATATGAAGCTCAAATTGCCCTCAAAAATGCCTTATACTGGCCCAGGTTTACGGTCAATTATCAAAGCATTCCTTGGGCTATTTTTTCCCACCCGCAATTTGCCAGAGTTGGGTTCACAGAAACCCAAGCAAAAAATCGGTATGGAACTCAGGTTATTGTTGAACAACAATCACTCAAACAGATCACTCAAGCTCAAATTTGGGGAGAAACAACGGGATTTTGTAAACTCGTTGGCTTGTCTAATGGTAAACTATTGGGGGCTACGGTGGTGGGTTCTCAAGCGAGTGAGTTAATTCATACCCTTGCTTTAGCAATTCGTCAAGGGGTAAACTTGAAAACGTTAGCAGAATGTCCTGCTATTTTACCGACGTTTTCCGAAGTTTATCATCAAAGTGCGATCGCCTGGATTAATCAACGTCGTCGTCAAAATACAGTATTATTTGATTGGATTGAGAATTTATTTCATTGGCGACGATATTGGGGAAATTAA
- a CDS encoding pentapeptide repeat-containing protein, with amino-acid sequence MAFISLAILILTVSGCQKPVAQVQLSQDQECFGCDFKGKSLQGQNLEGAKLNNSNFSQADLKGVNLKGALLDSVDFTGANLTGADLSGTALTQANLTNANLSQANLTGAFIRGAKLNNAKLNDANFKEADLNSADLTGANTKGANFQGAIMPDGTIQK; translated from the coding sequence TTGGCATTCATCAGTTTAGCTATCCTAATTTTAACGGTTTCTGGTTGTCAAAAACCAGTGGCTCAAGTACAGTTAAGTCAAGATCAAGAATGTTTTGGATGTGATTTTAAAGGTAAAAGCTTACAAGGGCAGAATTTAGAAGGAGCTAAACTTAATAATTCTAACTTCAGTCAAGCAGATTTGAAAGGAGTTAATCTCAAAGGGGCGTTGTTAGATAGTGTAGATTTTACAGGAGCTAATTTAACGGGTGCTGATTTAAGTGGAACTGCTTTAACTCAAGCTAATTTAACCAATGCTAATTTGAGTCAAGCTAATCTTACAGGGGCATTTATTCGAGGTGCTAAACTCAATAATGCTAAACTCAATGATGCTAATTTTAAAGAGGCTGATTTGAATTCAGCAGACTTAACGGGAGCTAATACAAAAGGAGCTAATTTTCAAGGGGCAATTATGCCGGATGGCACGATTCAAAAGTAA
- a CDS encoding HAD family hydrolase: MLKAILFDLDGTLTNTDPFHYQTWANVLATYQITIDSSFYKTHISGKTNAEIVKDIFPHFSAKEGLKLANLKESKFRELAVNLEPLEGLNDFLYWVKKQSFKTGLVTNAPRENTDFMLKMLNLSDYFYQVILSDEIGIGKPDPAPYQYCLNQLNILAEEAIAFEDSPSGIRSAIAAGIKTIGVASTHEPKILTDLGVALVIEDFNNSALGAYLQKIE, translated from the coding sequence ATGCTTAAAGCAATTTTATTTGATTTAGATGGAACTCTTACTAATACTGACCCCTTTCACTATCAAACCTGGGCAAATGTTTTAGCAACTTATCAAATTACAATTGATTCAAGCTTTTATAAAACTCATATTAGTGGCAAAACAAACGCTGAAATAGTCAAGGATATATTTCCTCATTTTTCCGCAAAAGAAGGATTAAAATTAGCTAATTTAAAAGAATCAAAATTTAGAGAATTAGCTGTTAATTTAGAACCCTTAGAGGGATTAAACGATTTTTTGTATTGGGTTAAAAAACAATCTTTTAAAACAGGTTTAGTAACGAATGCGCCCCGTGAAAATACAGATTTTATGCTGAAAATGCTGAATCTATCCGATTATTTTTATCAAGTTATTTTATCCGATGAAATTGGAATCGGAAAACCCGATCCGGCTCCTTATCAATATTGTTTAAATCAATTAAATATTCTAGCAGAAGAAGCGATCGCATTTGAAGATTCTCCCTCTGGAATTCGGTCTGCAATTGCTGCGGGGATTAAAACCATTGGGGTTGCTTCCACTCATGAGCCTAAAATTTTAACAGATTTAGGGGTGGCATTGGTGATTGAGGATTTTAACAATTCAGCTTTGGGGGCATATCTCCAAAAAATTGAATAA
- a CDS encoding AAA family ATPase: MRQSLDDYVEAIRSAFKQLGDKADAHQLFDQAGCQAEEVVQFYEALRATPEVRIAFENSRQERPPQKQSSIAKDIDNQISENGRFRLIDLWLEDFKNLTDYTVRFDPSHSIDIILGWNGTGKSNLFESLVIIFRDLHEWSKGSTWIKETMRGYRLRYEINEQIVDISWNPRKMRSPLLKMSPLQKGNDEQEKFVKISRNKLPLPRFVFGYYSGPTNRLADHFLPMNQAHYNSLLDAKSDDPETLANLLEKRRFFCAENHHAKYVLLAFFHKEDPAISQFLEDRLRIVGFESALFVIRKPGWAKSGQATEFWGARGVMQRVMERLRRFAIAPMVIKQKVSEGYKSKGEEHYYFFLPDLQSLHALAAEYKNARTFFLALESIDFSELIYDLKIQVRVKATNTEQVAITFHELSEGEQQLLMVLGLMRFTKSHQSLVLLDEPDTHLNPHWSVDYLKLLTRVMSENSNESEEQQTSQILMSTHDPLVIASLFKEQIHLLKRDWQTGACTWEQPTVNPRGLGFTGILTSEMFGMRSDLDEETLADLDTKVRLIAKEGSFTPEEAIELEEINKRLEDAGFQKAFSDPYYAAFIRAWSRRYSDLMAGTRFLSPERREEVDRIAREVLEEVLAELEAEGIN, translated from the coding sequence ATGCGACAATCATTAGACGATTATGTAGAAGCCATCCGCTCTGCATTTAAGCAGTTAGGAGACAAAGCAGATGCCCACCAACTTTTTGATCAAGCAGGATGCCAAGCAGAAGAAGTTGTGCAGTTTTATGAGGCGTTACGGGCAACTCCTGAAGTGCGGATTGCTTTCGAGAATTCAAGACAAGAACGTCCCCCACAAAAACAAAGCTCAATCGCTAAAGATATAGATAATCAAATCTCGGAAAACGGACGTTTTCGGTTGATAGATCTTTGGTTGGAGGATTTCAAAAACTTGACTGACTATACAGTACGCTTCGACCCGTCTCATAGCATAGACATCATTCTTGGCTGGAACGGTACAGGAAAATCTAACTTGTTTGAATCCTTAGTCATTATCTTTCGTGATTTGCATGAATGGTCAAAGGGATCTACATGGATTAAAGAAACAATGAGAGGCTATCGATTACGTTATGAAATAAATGAACAAATAGTCGATATTTCTTGGAATCCCAGAAAGATGAGAAGCCCCCTGCTAAAAATGAGTCCCCTTCAGAAGGGCAACGACGAACAGGAAAAATTCGTAAAGATTTCTAGAAACAAGCTTCCATTACCCCGGTTTGTCTTCGGTTATTATTCGGGACCGACAAATCGCTTGGCTGATCATTTCTTGCCAATGAATCAAGCTCACTACAATAGCTTGCTAGACGCGAAATCTGATGATCCAGAGACTCTTGCTAATCTTTTAGAGAAGCGTCGCTTTTTCTGTGCCGAAAACCATCATGCAAAATATGTTTTATTAGCATTTTTTCATAAAGAAGATCCTGCTATCAGCCAATTTCTTGAAGACAGACTGCGAATTGTTGGCTTTGAGTCGGCACTATTCGTTATTCGTAAGCCTGGATGGGCAAAATCAGGGCAGGCTACTGAATTTTGGGGCGCACGTGGTGTTATGCAACGTGTTATGGAGCGACTCCGACGATTTGCGATCGCTCCAATGGTGATTAAACAAAAGGTAAGTGAGGGATATAAGTCAAAGGGCGAGGAACATTACTACTTTTTTCTACCCGACTTACAGAGCTTACACGCCTTGGCTGCGGAATACAAAAATGCCCGAACATTTTTCCTCGCTCTGGAAAGTATAGATTTCTCAGAATTGATTTACGATCTAAAAATTCAGGTGCGTGTAAAGGCAACAAATACAGAGCAAGTGGCAATTACATTTCACGAGTTAAGTGAAGGTGAGCAACAACTACTCATGGTATTGGGTTTAATGCGCTTCACGAAGTCTCATCAGTCTTTGGTACTACTTGATGAACCTGATACACATCTCAATCCTCATTGGAGTGTGGATTACCTGAAACTCCTTACTCGTGTAATGAGCGAGAATTCTAATGAGTCAGAAGAACAACAAACAAGCCAAATTCTTATGTCAACTCATGATCCTTTAGTCATTGCCAGCCTCTTTAAAGAGCAAATTCACCTTCTCAAACGAGATTGGCAAACAGGTGCTTGCACATGGGAACAGCCAACGGTTAATCCGCGTGGACTTGGATTTACTGGCATCCTTACAAGTGAGATGTTTGGAATGAGGAGTGATCTCGATGAGGAAACACTTGCCGACCTAGACACCAAGGTTCGCTTAATCGCTAAGGAAGGTTCTTTCACTCCAGAGGAAGCTATAGAACTCGAAGAAATAAACAAACGTTTAGAAGATGCAGGATTCCAAAAGGCATTTAGTGATCCATACTATGCAGCATTTATCCGTGCCTGGAGTCGTAGATACAGTGATTTGATGGCTGGTACTCGATTCCTCAGTCCAGAGCGACGAGAAGAGGTTGATCGGATTGCTCGTGAAGTCCTCGAAGAAGTCCTAGCAGAATTAGAGGCAGAGGGCATTAACTAA
- the vapC gene encoding type II toxin-antitoxin system tRNA(fMet)-specific endonuclease VapC, with the protein MKYLLDTNLCIIYLKGRNLNLKQKLESVAIQEIAVCSIVKAELCFGAMKSSNPERNFALQQAFLEQFVSLPFDDLVATSFGVIRSQLEIKGTPIGAYDLQIAAIALANNLTLVTHNTQEFRRVEGLQVEDWEVEQ; encoded by the coding sequence ATGAAATATCTTCTTGATACAAATCTCTGTATTATTTATTTGAAAGGCAGAAATTTAAACTTAAAGCAGAAACTTGAGTCAGTTGCGATTCAGGAAATAGCGGTATGTTCAATTGTTAAAGCAGAACTCTGTTTTGGAGCAATGAAAAGTTCTAATCCCGAACGAAATTTTGCTCTACAGCAAGCTTTCTTGGAGCAGTTTGTCTCGCTCCCCTTTGATGACCTCGTCGCTACAAGTTTTGGAGTGATCCGATCGCAGTTAGAAATTAAAGGAACACCGATTGGAGCTTATGATTTACAAATTGCTGCGATCGCCTTAGCAAATAATTTAACCCTGGTAACACACAATACACAAGAGTTCCGGCGTGTTGAGGGGTTGCAAGTTGAAGATTGGGAGGTTGAGCAGTGA